In Arthrobacter sp. CJ23, the genomic window CGCGCGGCCGCCACGAAACTGCCGTAGTTGGCCACGAGGTGGAAGGCCCGCAGATGGGTCATATTCATAGGCATGGCCTAAGTGTTCTATAGATATTAGTGGTTGTCCCTATATTTCAACGTCGCGGCTGGATAGCGTCAGTCCCGTGAAGAACCTTCCCACGGCCCATGAGCCCCACGTCTTGGTCGTCGGCATCGACGGCATCCGTTACGACACCCTCCTGGCCGCGTCCACCCCGGCACTCGACCGGCTCGCGGCGTCGGGGGTTCTGCTGGCGGTCCGCGTGCACGAAAAGAACGCCACCATCTCCGGCCCCGTATGGTCCACGGTGGCCACCGGCGTGTACCAGGACAGGCACATGGTCACCGGCAACAGCCACCACCCCGGTGAGCTGGACGGATTTCCGGACTTCACGGCACGGCTGAGGTCGGCCAGGCCCGGGCTCGAGACCATGGTTGCCGCAAGCTGGCACCCCTTGGCCAGCGAAGTCGAGTGCGGCCCGATCTTCTCCTCCCGCGGCTGGGTTCCCACTCCGGACCCGGAAGACGCCAACGACGCCGGGAGCTGGATCCTCGCCGACGACGCCGTTGCCGGATACGCGGCCCGCCGCCTGGCGCGGGAGGACCTTGCCGCCTCCTTCGTCTATTTCGGGGAGGCCGACGTCGAAGCCCACAACCACGGCACCGGCCCGGACTACGTGGCTGCGATCGAGCGCTGCGATGCCCGCCTCGGCGTGCTGCTGGCCGCCATCGACAGCAGGCCAGCCCGGGCCAGGGAGAGATGGACTGTCATCGTGGTGACCGACCACGGGCACGTGGACGCCGGCGGCCACGGCGGCGAAAGCGATGAGGAACGTACGGCCTGGATGGCCGCAGCGGGGGCAGGCGTGCCGCAATCCGTCGAGGCGCTGGACCACGCCGACATCGCGGCCCAGGTGCTGGCGGCGTTCGGGATCCCCGCGGAAGACACCGACGGCGTCCTCTTCGGCGCGCGGTAGGCCCGCCTTGACCCTGACCCTGACCGTGACAGCCGTGGTCCTCTTCGCAGCCGTGCTGCACAGCGGCTGGAACGCCATTGCCAAGGCCATCCCGGACAGGCTGGCCGCCTCGACCCTGATCGCACTTGTCTACCTGGTCTCGGGCATCGCCGGCTCCCTGGTCTTCGGCGCTCCGCTGGAGGCGTCCTGGCCGTTCATTGCCGCATCCGCGTGCCTGCAGACCATGTACATGATCCTGTTGACCGCCTCCTACAAACACGGCGACTTCTCGCAGGTATACCCGCTGGCCCGCGGGCTGGCCGTGCTGGTGGTGGCCGCCGTCGCCATGACCTTCCTGGCGGAACAGCTCAACCTGATGCAACTGGCGGGGGTGGCCGTCGTCGCGGGTTCCTTGCTTAGCCTGTCGCTGACCGGCGGCCGGGCTGGCAACCGCAAAGGCTCCCTGTTCGCCGTGCTGACGGGGCTGAGCATCGCTGCGTACACGCTGGTGGACGGGGTGGGCGTGCGGCTGTCCGGGGAGCCGCTGGGCTATGTCGCCTGGCTGTTCCTGCTCCAGGGCGCCATGATTCCGATGCTGTGCTGGTGGCTGGCGCCCAGCCGCGGCGGATTCGTGATCGAGGTCCGCGCACATTGGAAACCCGGGCTGCTGGGCGGGCTCATGTCCATGCTGGCCTACGCGGCGGTGGTCTGGGCCCAGAGCCTGGCCCCGCTGGCACTGGTTTCGGCGCTCCGTGAGACGAGCGTGCTGCTGGCCGGCGTGATCGGGGCGGTGTTCTTCAGCGAACGCTTCAGCAAGGTCCGCATGGGCCTGACGGCCGCGGCCGTGTGCGGGATTGTTGCCCTGCAGCTCGGCTGACTAGCCGGAGAAGAACTCGGAAAGTTCCGCGATCAGCTTGTCCGGGGCCTTGATGGGGCCGTCGTGGCCGTAGCCCGGCAGGATGGTGTAGCTGGAGCCGGACAGCACGTCATGGATCTGCCCGCAGGCAACCCCGAAGTATGCCGGGCTCTTTTCGCCCACCACGATCAGGGTTTCCAGCGGCAGCTCCAGGAACGGCTCCGCCGGCATGTCCGCGGCAATGACGGCCTTGATCTCGCGCACACCGCACTGCATGAGCTCGCGCATCTGCTTGCCCATGGTGGTGCCGGCCGTCAGCTTGTTGGCCAGGGTAAGCATGGACAGCGGCATGCGTGAGAATGCGCCGCCCGTCTCGACGCCCTTGACCAGCACGGCGAGGCCACGGTCGAAGTCTCCCGCCGCCGTCGCGCGTTCATACTCGGGTGCCCAATCGGCCTTGACGCTGTGGTTCACGGAGACGGCGGGGTCATAGACCGCGAGCCGTTCCACGGGGAGGGTCCGTGCGGCGTGCAGGGCCACGGCACCGCCGAAACTGTGCCCGAAAACGTCCGTGCTGGAGGTGTGCTGCATGACCGCGGCGAGGTCGCGGATGTCCACGTCAAGGGTGTAATCCATCGGCTGCGGCGATGACCCGCCCCGCCCGCGGCGGTTGAAAGTATGGACCGGCCGGCCCAGCGCCGCGCTCAGTTTCTGCGCGAAACGCGCGTAATCGGCGGCGGTCACCATGGATGCGGGAACGACGACGACGCCGGAGCCGGCAGCCGCGAGGTCACCCCCCGTGGTGAGGACCTCCAGTGTTCCGCCGTCGGTAGTGGTGATGTTCTCGCGCGTCATGCATCGAGCCTAACGGAGCCGCCTGAAAGCCGACAGTTCGGCACGCACCCCGGCTCTGTTGCGCCACGCCGCAGGAGTCACGCTGCGTTGCTCGTCTCCGAGAAGTAGCCGGCAATATCGGCGACCAGCTCCTTGAAGGCCGCCGGCACCGAGCCATGGACACCCTTCGGCGAGACCCGGAGTGAACTTCCGGGCACGGCGGCGTGCAGCCGCTCCGCCGTGACCTTGTAGTACTCGGGGCTCTTCGCGCCCACCAGGAAGCACGTGCCTTCCGGCAAGGAGGCGAAATCCGCAGCGTGCCGCCGCTCCTCCATCGCCGCTTTCAGTTCACCCACGCCACTTGGCATCAGTTCCCGGAGGAGCTTGTTGGCCCGGGTCCGTGAGACCACAGCCAGCAGGCCGGCCAGCACCGGTTCCGGGATGCGTGCCAAGGCTGTGCCCGGGCTCATCCCGCGCTTCAGCCGCGCCATGGCCCGGGGGAAGTCGCCGCCGTCAACGGATTCGGCGAAGCCGGCCAGCCAGGACATGTCGACGCTGCCGTCAATGTTCACCGCGGCGTCATAGACGGCGAGCCTGTCCATCTCGAAGGCCGTCCCGGTGAACTCCTTGGCGGCGTTGAGCGCCACCGAGCCGCCCAGGCTATGCCCGAAGACATGCCGGCCACCGGTGATCCCAAGGACTGCCCGGACATCGGAGATCTCCGTGTCCATGGAATAGTCCGCAGGCTGTTCGCTCGAGCCGCCCCGGCCACGGCGGTCGTAAACGTCCACGGCCCAGCCCTCGCCGAGCCGCGCCGCGAGGGCCATCGAAAACGGCCTGTAGATGAGGGCCGTCAGGAAGGCGCCGCCGATTACCAGGACGCGCCGCCCGGCCGGTGCATCAGCGGTGCCGTAGCTGTAGAGCGCCAGCCGTCCGCCGTCGTCGGTGTCCAGGGTCCGCTCTTCCACCGCCCCAGTCTAGGCGGGAGCCGCGCAGTGCGGTCACCCGCGCGGCACGGCCGGGAGGTCCACTCCGCGCGCGGTTTTCCGCAGGAACGGGAGCGTCGAGTAAGATGCCCAACTCCCGGTAAACTTAACCCTTGTGACTGCTGAAAACACCCCCTCCACAGAGCCCGCCGACGCCAGCGAACAGATGCGCATCCGCATGGAAAAGCGCAGCAAGCTGATCGAGCGCGGCGGCGAGGCTTACCCGGTGGGTGTCGAGCGGACCCATTCCCTCGCCGAAATCCGCGAGAAGTACGCGCACCTCGAGGCCGACGAGACCACCGGCGACACCGTGGGCATCACGGGCCGCATCGTCTTCGTCCGCAACACCGGCAAGCTGTGCTTCGCCACCCTCCAGGAAGGCGGCGTGGACGGCAAGGGCGTCCGCCTGCAGGCCATGCTGAGCCTGGCCAACATCGGCGAGGAAGCGCTCGCCGACTGGAAGGCCCTGGTTGACCTCGGCGACCACGTCCTCATCAAGGGCGAGGTCATTTCCTCGCGCCGCGGCGAACTGTCCGTCATGGCCGACTCATGGTCCATGGCCTCCAAGGCGCTGCGCCCGCTCCCCGTCCTGCACGCTGAACTGAACGAGGAAACCCGGGTCCGCCAGCGCTACGTGGACCTCATGGTCCGCGACGAAGCCCGCGAAATGGTCTACCGCCGCGCGGCCATCACGCGCTCCGTCCGCGACACCCTGGACCGCCGCGGCTACGTGGAGGTCGAGACCCCCATCCTGCAGCTCATCCACGGCGGCGCCACGGCACGCCCGTTCGAGACGCACATGAACGCCTTCGACCAGAAGATGACGCTGCGCATCGCCACCGAGCTCTTCCTCAAGCGGGCCGTGGTGGGCGGCATTGACCGCGTCTACGACATGGGCCGCGTGTTCCGCAACGAAGGCGTGGACTCCACCCATAGCCCCGAATTCACCACCCTCGAGTGCTACGAGGCCTGGGCCGACCAATTCGTCATGGCCGAGCGCATGAAGGAAATCATCCTCAACGTCGCCGACGTCGTTGGCACCCGCACCATCCAGACCGACGCCGGCGAGATCAACCTCGACGGCGACTGGGCCTGGGTGGCCGTGTACCCGGGGCTGTCCGAGGCCATCGGCGTCGAGATCACCCCGGACACCACCGTGGCCGAGCTGCTGCCCATTGCGGAAAAGCACGAGGTCAAGGTGGACCCCAAGTGGGACGCCGAGAAGATCGTGGTGGAGCTGTTCGGCGAGATCGTCGAGCCCACGCTTCTGAACCCGACCTTCGTCTACAACTACCCGCCGTCGGCCCAGCCGCTGGCCCGACCGCACCGCGAGGACGGCCGCCTGATCGAGGCCTGGGACCTGATCATCGGCGGCATGGAGCGCGGCACCGCGTTCTCCGAGCTGATCGACCCCGTGATCCAGCGTGAGCGGCTGACCGAGCAGTCCCGGCGCGCCGCGGCCGGCGACGTCGAAGCCATGCAGCTCGACGAGGACTTCCTGCGCGCCCTCGAATACGGAGCACCGCCCATGGGCGGGATCGGCCTCGGCATCGACCGCCTGGTCATGCTGTTCACCGGTGCCGGCATCCGCGAAACCATCCTGTTCCCGCTCCTGAAGCCTGAAGGCCACTGACCATGGAATACATTGCCGTACTTGCGCCGTCCGTTGTGGTTGGGCTCATCTTTTGGTTTGCGATGAAATCCATTTTCAATGCCGACAAGTCCGAGCGGCGGGCTGAAGCCCGCGCCCAGGCGGAGGCGGATTCCCGCAATTCAAAGATGGCCGGCGGCGACACGCCTGCTGAATAGCCGGACTTTCGCCTGTCACTATCCACAGGAAGCATTTCTCCTTTGACGCGCGCCCTTGCCGTGGACGATAATTGACTATTACATACCGTTCGATCTGAATACCCTGCCGAGAGAGGCCCTTCATGGCACAGAAAGTAAAAATCATCCTCGTCGATGACTTGGATGAAGGCTCGGCGGACGAAACCGTGCGCTTCGGCCTTGACGGCGTCAGCTACGAGATGGACCTGTCATCTGCCAATGCCTCCAAGCTGCGCGATGCGCTTGAACCCTTTGTCGCCAAGGCACGGAAGACCTCAACCGGCCGTGCCACGCGAGGACGCGCAACGGTCGCCCGGAGCCAGGATTCTGCACAGATCCGCCAGTGGGCGCGGGACAACGGTTTTACCGTAAACAGCCGCGGCCGCATTCAGGCCGAAATCCAGGAAGCATACCAGAAGGCAAATTCCTGACATTCGGTTCAATGCCCCCGGCGATAAGCCGGGGGCATTGTCTTTTAACGGCATACGCCGTACCAGTAATGATTAGTCCAAACCTTGGAATTTCCCGTGAATGGGCGTGGATTGTTGCGGAGCCCTTTTGAACCCCGACGCCGGCTAATGGGGCTGACGTTCGGCACCGGATTTTGCCCGGATTTGGCCCCGGATTGTCCGCCGGAAGGCTTGCCGGAATACTCTCAGGAATGTCATCAGCTTGCCATCGGCGGACGGCGGCACGGCCGCTGCCGGGAGCCGGGACGGCCCTGCCGGCGCCGATCGGGCCGTGCCGGAATTATTCCGCCGCGGCGTCATGTTTCCCCTGTGGCGAACACGCCACAAAAACTGGGCTCCGGCACGTAGCATCAAAGTACGTCGTAGCTAGGAGTGTGGCGAAATGTTTGAGAGATTTACGGACCGTGCCCGTCGCGTGGTTGTGCTTGCCCAGGAAGAGGCACGCATGCTTAACCACAACTACATTGGCACCGAACACATCCTCTTGGGTCTGATCCACGAGGGTGAAGGCGTTGCCGCAAAGGCGCTTGAGTCCTTGAGCATCTCGCTCGACGGCGTCCGCGAACAGGTGCAGGAGATCATCGGACAGGGCCAGCAGGCTCCCTCCGGCCACATCCCCTTCACCCCGCGCGCCAAGAAGGTGCTTGAGCTTTCGCTCCGCGAAGCCCTGCAGCTGGGCCACAACTACATCGGCACGGAGCACATCCTGCTCGGCCTCATCCGCGAGGGTGAAGGCGTGGCTGCCCAGGTGCTGGTCAAGCTCGGCGCAGACCTCAACCGGGTCCGCCAGCAGGTCATCCAGCTGCTCTCCGGCTACCAGGGCAAGGAAACGCCGGGCTCCGGCTCCGGCCCCGGCCAGCAGGAAGGCACCCCGGCTGGTTCCGTGGTGCTGGACCAGTTCGGCCGCAACCTCACCCAGGCTGCCCGCGAAAACAAGCTCGATCCTGTGATCGGCCGCGAGCAGGAGATGGAACGCGTCATGCAGGTCCTCTCCCGCCGCACCAAGAACAACCCCGTGCTCATCGGCGAACCCGGCGTCGGCAAGACCGCCGTCGTCGAAGGGCTCGCCCAGGCGATCGTCCGCGGCGACGTCCCGGAGACCATCAAGGACAAGCAGCTGTACACGCTTGACCTCGGTTCCCTGGTTGCCGGTTCCCGCTACCGCGGTGACTTCGAAGAGCGCCTCAAGAAGGTCCTCAAGGAAATCCGCACCCGCGGCGACATCATCCTCTTCATCGACGAAATCCACACCCTTGTGGGCGCCGGCGCTGCTGAAGGTGCCATCGACGCCGCCTCCATCCTCAAGCCGATGCTTGCCCGTGGTGAACTCCAGACCATCGGCGCCACCACGCTTGACGAGTACCGCAAGCACATCGAGAAGGACGCAGCGCTGGAGCGCCGCTTCCAGCCGATCCAGGTCAAGGAACCCTCCGTCGCGCACGCGATCGAGATCCTCAAGGGCCTGCGCGACCGCTACGAGGCACACCACCGCGTCACGATCACCGACGGCGCCCTCACCTCCGCGGCCACGCTCGCCGAGCGCTACATTTCGGACCGCTTCCTGCCGGACAAGGCGATCGACCTGATCGACGAAGCCGGTGCGCGCCTGCGCATCCGCCGCATGACCGCTCCGCCGGAGCTCAAGGCCATGGACGAGCGCATCGCAACTGTGAAGATGGAGAAGGAATCCGCCATCGACGCCCAGGACTTCGAAGGCGCCGCCTCGCTGCGCGACAAGGAGCAGAAGCTCATTGCCGAGCGCGCCGAGAAGGAACGCAACTGGAAGTCCGGCGGAATGGACGACATCTCCGAGGTTGACGAGGACCTGATCGCGGAAGTTCTGGCGAACTCCACGGGCATCCCGGTCTTCAAGCTCACCGAGGAGGAGTCCAGCCGCCTGCTCAAGATGGAAGACGAACTGCACAAGCGCGTGGTGGGCCAGGACGAGGCCATCAGGGCCCTCTCCCAGGCAATCCGCCGCACCCGTGCAGGCCTGAAGGACCCCAAGCGTCCCGGCGGCTCGTTCATCTTCGCCGGCCCCACCGGCGTCGGCAAGACCGAACTGGCCAAGGCTCTCGCCGAGTTCCTGTTCGGTGAAGAGGACGCCCTCATCACTCTGGACATGTCCGAGTACTCCGAGAAGCACACGGTTTCGCGTCTCTTCGGTGCCCCTCCCGGATACGTCGGCTACGAAGAAGGCGGGCAGCTGACCGAAAAGGTCCGCCGCCGTCCGTTCTCCGTGGTCCTGTTCGACGAAGTTGAGAAGGCCCACGCGGACCTCTTCAACTCGCTGCTGCAGATCTTGGAAGACGGCCGCCTGACCGACTCCCAGGGCCGCGTGGTGGACTTCAAGAACACCGTGATCATCATGACCACCAACCTGGGTACCCGCGACATCTCCAAGAGCGTCGCAACGGGCTTCCAGTCCGGCACGGACACCCAGACCGGATACAACCGCATGCGTGCCCGGGTCACGGAAGAGCTCAAACAGCACTTCCGCCCCGAGTTCCTGAACCGTGTTGACGACGTGGTGGTGTTCCCGCAACTGACGCAGGACGAGATCATCGAGATCGTGGACATGTTCGTGACGCGCCTCGAGAAGCGCCTCAAGGACAAGGACATGGGCATCGAGCTCACCACGGCCGCGAAGGTCCTCCTGGCCACGCGAGGCTACGATCCCGCCATGGGTGCCCGGCCGCTGCGCCGCACCATCCAGCGCGAGATCGAGGACCAGCTCTCCGAGAAGATCCTCTTCGGCGAGCTGCACCCCGGCGACATCGTGGTGGTGGACGTTGACGGCGACGGCGACGCAGCGAAGTTCACCTTCGCAGGCAACGCCAAGCCGCGCATCCCGGAGATCGCCCCGAGCGCCTAAGGCTCCTGCCACCCGGCCAACGACGTGAAGAGCCCCGCCCATTCCGCAAGGAGTGGGCGGGGCTCTTGCGTTGGCGGCGCCCTCCGCCCAACTAGGTAGCAGCAGGTGTCGTTTTCAGCCCTCAGAACGACACTTGCTGCTACCTAGTTGGGCTGAATATGTGAAAGCAACGTTTCACTCTTAGTGAACGCCCCTGTGATCCGCAGCACAAGACGTGTTGAATCGGAGCATGGATTCGACTGAAGCCCAGACCCCGGGCACGCACCCCGAAACTCCCTTCCACGACCTGGACCACTACCTCGCCATCCCACGGGTGGGCGGCCTGGCGCTGAGCCCGGACGGCCGGCGCCTCGTCACCACCGTGTCCACGCTGAACGGCAAGGGCACCGAATACGTCACCGCGCTGTGGGAGATCGACCCCGCAGGCGAAAAGCACGCCCGGCGCATCACGCGCAGTGCCAAGGGCGAGGCCGGCGCCGCCTTCGCGGCCAACGGCGACCTTTACTTCACCTCGGCCCGCCCGGACCCGGACAGCCCCGATGCAGAGCCCGTCAGTGCGCTGTGGCTGCTGCCGGCCGACGGCGGCGAGGCCCGCGTGGTCCTCTCCCGCGATGGAGGGGTCGGCTCCGTCATGACGGCCGCCGCTGCCGATGCTGCCTTCGTCAACGCCTCGGTGTTGGCCGGTTCCACGGACGAGGAGAACGACGAGGAGCGCCGCAAGGGCCGCAAGGACAACAAAGTCGCCGCGATCCTGCACTCCGGCTACCCGGTCCGCTACTGGGATGCCGACCTGGGCCCCGCGGAGCCGCGGCTCTTTGCCGTTGAGCATGGCGACACGCCTGAACCGGGAAAGCCCTCGACGGTTGATGCCACGGCTCCCCTGAAGCTGCGCAACCTCACCCCCGGCGTCGGGGGCTCGCTGCGCGAGGCCAAATCCGTGGTCAGCCCCGACGGCAGGACCCTTTTCACAAGCCTCAGCAAGGCTCTCGCCAAGGCGGACAGCCGCGAAGTCCTGGCCGCCGTGGACGTCGCGACCGGATCCGTCAAGGTCCTGCTGGACCGCGAAGGCATGAGCTACTTCCCAGGGCCGGTCAGCCCGGACAACCGGACGCTCGTGGTCACGAGCGAAAGCGACACCACCCCTGCCGAAGCTCCCCGGGTCAAGATGCACCTGCTGGACGTGGCGGCGGGGGAGACCCTGGACCTCGCGCCCCTGGCCCACCACTGGGACCGCTGGGGCGCCCCGGCGGCCTGGCTGCCGGACGGCAGCGCCCTGCTGCTCACGGCGGACGACGACGGCGCCACGCCCGTCTTCCGGGTCGCCGTCGCCGACGGGGCAGTCACCCGGGTGACGCCGGACGCGGCGGCGTACACCGACGTCGTGGTTTCGCCCGACGGGCTGAGCGCCTATGCCTTGCGCAGCTCCTATGGCTACCCGCCGGAAGCCGTGCGGATCGATCTCGCTTCCGGCGACGTGGTCCGGCTGCCGGCCCCCGCCGAGCGCCCCGCCTACAAGGGCAGCCTGGAGCGCGTGGAGACGGAGGCGGCGGACGGGGTGCGCGTCCCGGCCTACCTCGCGCTGCCGGAGGGCGCCTCGGCCGAAAACCCGGCGCCCCTGCTGCTCTGGATCCATGGCGGTCCGCTGGGTTCCTGGAACGCCTGGACGTGGCGGTGGAACCCGTGGCTGCTGGTGGCCAAGGGCTACGCGGTCCTGCTGCCCGATCCCGCCCTCTCCACCGGCTACGGCCAGGACTTCATCCAGCGCGGCTGGGGCGAATGGGGCAAGCGGCCGTTCACGGACCTCATGGCGATCACGGACGCCGTGGTGGCGCGGCCGGACATCGACGAATCGCGCACGGCCGCGATGGGTGGATCCTTCGGCGGGTACATGGCCAACTGGGTGGCGGGGCAGACCGACCGCTTCAAAGCCATCGTGACGCATGCGAGCCTCTGGGCCCTGGACCAGTTCGGCCCCACCACCGACGCCTCGCAGTACTGGCTCAAGGAAATGACCGCCGAGATGGCGATGGAGAACTCGCCGCACCGCAACGTGGGCAACATCAAGACGCCCATGCTGGTGATCCACGGCGACAAGGACTACCGGGTGCCCATCGGAGAAGGCCTGCGGCTCTGGTATGAACTGCTCTCCGGTTCGCAGCTGGCCGCCGACGAGAACGGCCGCACCCCGCACCGCTTCCTTTACTTCCCGGATGAGAACCACTGGATCCTGAAGCCGCAGCACGCCAAGGTCTGGTACGGAGTAGTGGAACACTTCCTGGCCAAGCAGGTCCTGGGTGAGGACATCCCGGTTCCGGAGGAGCTGGGGCTGTAAGCGGCTGGCCTCGTAGGATGGGGGAGTGACTTCGACCTTCAGCCTCCGCCCTGCCCGCACCAGTGACGTGGCGGCCATCAAGAGGCTAGTGGCGCCCCTCGCCGGGCAGCGGATCCTGATGGCCAAGGAAACCGTGGCCTACTACGAAAGCCTGCAGGAGTTCCGCATCGCCGAATCCGACGACGGCGAGGTGATCGGCTGCGGCGCGCTCCACGTCATGTGGGAAGACCTGGCCGAGGTCCGCACCCTTGCCGCCGCCGACAGCTGGCGCGGCAAGGGTGTGGGCCACATGCTGGTGGCCCGCCTGCTTGAGGACGCGAAGGCCCTGGGCGTGTCCCGGGTCTTCTGCCTGACTTTCGAGGTGGACTTCTTCAAGCGACACGGCTTCGAGGTCATGGAAGACCAGTCGGCAGTGGACCCCGAGGTCTACTCCGAACTCCTGCGCTCCCATGACGAAGGCGTGGCCGAATTCCTGGACCTGGCGCGCGTCAAGCCCAACACCCTCGGCAACACCCGGATGATCAAGATCCTGTAGCCCCGGCAGCCAGGCGCACCCGGCCGCCCGGGCCCGCCCGGCAGCCAGGCCCCCGGGCGGCTGGCCCGCGCTGGCGCAGGGCGCCACCCGGATCCCCTCCGCGTCGTCGCGGAGGGGATTTCCTTTTGCCCGCATGTTCCGGGGAGGGGTCATCGGGTAAGGGGCTTCACATAAATCAAATTGATAGATAAACTGGACCCGGTCCCACCCAGAGAGGAACCAGCCCAGCTCGGAGGCGAAAGATGCAAGACCGCGTCATTTTTCCGGATTTTTCAGCGTTCCAGATTGATATTCCCCACCAGGCGCCCGAGGCCCGCCCGCCTGGAAGCACGGAGGTTTGGCAGGATCTCGTCTCACCCATCTGGCCGGATCGCAGCTCCCCGTAGCCCCTGCGGCCGGGCGCCCGTGGGGCAGATCCGGGCGGATCGGCGGGGCCGAAGTTTGCGGAAGGGACAGTCATTGGGGGCTGTCCCTTCCGCCATTAAGCCTCCGGGAGCGGGATCCAGGCCGGACCGGCCGGGCCGGCAGCCACCGGCACGGCCCTACCGCAGTCCGGATGCTGGTAGTAGGGTCGAGGCAGCAGCCAGCACGCCCAGGAGCAACGCCATGAAAAAGCTGATCAATGATCCCCGCGCGGTAGTGGACGAGTCCGTCGAGGGGTTCGGCATGGCGCATGCCGAGCTCGTGGACGTCCACCCCGAACCAAAGTTTGTCCTCCGCAAGGGGGCGCCCGTGTCCGGCAAGGTGGCACTGGTGTCCGGTGGCGGCAGCGGACACGAGCCCCTGCACGCCGGTTTCGTGGGACCCGGAATGCTCGACGCCGCCGTGCCGGGCGCCGTCTTCACCTCACCGACGCCTGACCAGATCATTCCGGCAACAGTGGCCGTGGACGGCGGCGCCGGTGTGGTGCACATCGTCAAGAACTACACCGGAGACGTCCTGAACTTCGAAACCGCGGCCGAGATGGCCCAGGCCGAGGGTGTCAGCGTGCGGACCGTGCTGGTGAACGACGACGTCGCGGTGGAGGATTCCCTGTACACGGCAGGCCGCCGCGGCGTGGGCGGAACCGTGATGGTGGAGAAGATCGCCGGCGCCGCCGCGGAACGCGGCGACGCCTTGGACGCCGTCACCGAGATTGCCGAGCGCGTGGTCCGGAACATCCGCACCATGGGCGTGGCGCTGACCGGCTGCATCGTTCCGCACGCCGGCGTGCCCAGCTTCGAGCTGGCAGAGGACGAGATCGAGATCGGGATCGGCATCCACGGAGAGCCGGGCAGGCACCGGATCGCGATGGAAGGCGCCGATGCCATCACCGGCCGCCTCCTGGACCCGGTGATGGAAGACCTGGGCATCACCGCCGGCGACAAGGTGCTGCTCTTCGTGAACGGCATGGGCGGCACGCCCCTGAGCGAGCTCTACATCGTCTACCGCCGGGCCGCGCAGCTGCTCGCGGAGAAGGGCGCCACCGTGGAGCGGTCACTGGTGGGCAACTACGTCACCTCGCTGGAAATGCAGGGCTGCTCCATCACCGTCCTCCGCCTGGATGATGAACTCACGGCCCTCTGGGACGCGCCCGTGCACACGGCCGCCCTGCGATGGGGAATGTAGGCGTGGGGCTGGGGCTTGCCTGGGCCGTGGAATGGCTGCGGCTTTCCGCGCAGCTCATGGAAGAACACCGCACGGAGCTCATTGAACTGGACCGGCCAATCGGCGATTCCGACCACGGCGAAAACATGGACCGCGGTTTCAAGGCCGTGCTCCAGAAACTGCAGGACGCCCCGCCGGCGTCCCCGGGCGCCGCGCTGAAGCTGGCGGCCATGACGCTCATGTCCACGGTGGGCGGGGCTGCCGGGCCGCTGTACGGCACCGCCTACCTGCGGGCTGCCACGTCGATCGGGGATGCGGCCGAGCTTGACGCAGCCGCGCTCGCGGCCGCCCTGGTGGCCGGCCGGGACGGCATCGTAGCCCGCGGGAAGGCCGAAAGCGGCGACAAGACCATGGTGGATGCCTGGACTCCGGCGGTGGAGGCGGCGGAAGCTGCCGCGGCAGGCGGGGACACCACCGCAGTACTTGTGGCGGCCGCGGAGGCTGCCGAAGCCGGGGCGGTGGCCACGGACCCCCTGATCGCGCGCAAGGGCAGGGCAAGCTACCTGGGGGAGCGCAGCGCCGGGCACCGTGATCCCGGCGCGGCGTCGAGCGCCCTGCTGCTGCGTGCCGCGGCCACGGCCGCCGCTTCCCAGGAGTCTGC contains:
- the dhaL gene encoding dihydroxyacetone kinase subunit DhaL — protein: MGNVGVGLGLAWAVEWLRLSAQLMEEHRTELIELDRPIGDSDHGENMDRGFKAVLQKLQDAPPASPGAALKLAAMTLMSTVGGAAGPLYGTAYLRAATSIGDAAELDAAALAAALVAGRDGIVARGKAESGDKTMVDAWTPAVEAAEAAAAGGDTTAVLVAAAEAAEAGAVATDPLIARKGRASYLGERSAGHRDPGAASSALLLRAAATAAASQESAGAAGNGAA